In Streptomyces sclerotialus, one genomic interval encodes:
- a CDS encoding PLP-dependent aminotransferase family protein yields the protein MAQWTSAVGAAQLARLVRSQDDRAASAAVGGRRIPAYRALADGVRLLVLEGRIPVAARLPAERELAAALSVSRTTVAAAYEALRAEGFLESRRGSGSWTSVPAGNPLPTRGLEPLPPEAAGSMIDLGCAALPAPEPWLTRAVQGVMAELPLHAHTHGDYPAGLPTLRQALADRYTARGIPTMPEQIMVTTGAMGAVAAICRLITRPGERVAVDSPSYANILQLMRDAGARLVPVALAERLAGWDVPAWRQVMRDAAPRMAYVVADFHNPTGSLATEEQRRGLVAAARSAGTVLVVDETMTELCLDPGVEVPPAVCSFDPSGSSVITVGSASKAFWAGMRIGWVRAAPDIIRSLVAARAYADLGSPVLEQLAITSLLEGGGWEEAVEIRRDQARENRDAIVDAVRRHLPDWEFSVPSGGLTLWARTGGLSGSRIAEAGERLGVRVPSGPRFGVDGAFEGFVRLPFTVSGAVADQAASRLAGAAHLVATGQSVDSDPAHSFVA from the coding sequence ATCCCCGCCTACCGGGCCCTCGCCGACGGCGTCCGCCTCCTGGTGCTGGAAGGCCGCATCCCCGTGGCCGCCCGGCTGCCCGCCGAACGCGAGCTGGCCGCGGCCCTCTCGGTGAGCCGGACCACCGTCGCCGCCGCCTACGAAGCGCTGCGCGCGGAGGGCTTCCTGGAGTCCCGGCGCGGCTCGGGCAGCTGGACCTCCGTACCGGCCGGCAACCCGCTGCCCACCCGGGGCCTGGAGCCGCTGCCCCCGGAGGCGGCGGGCTCGATGATCGACCTGGGGTGCGCCGCGCTGCCCGCGCCCGAGCCCTGGCTCACCCGCGCCGTCCAGGGCGTCATGGCGGAGCTGCCGCTGCACGCCCACACGCACGGCGACTACCCGGCCGGTCTGCCCACGCTCCGCCAGGCCCTCGCCGACCGCTACACCGCCCGCGGCATCCCCACCATGCCCGAGCAGATCATGGTCACCACGGGCGCGATGGGCGCCGTAGCCGCGATCTGCCGCCTGATCACCCGCCCCGGAGAGCGGGTGGCCGTCGACTCGCCCTCGTACGCGAACATCCTGCAGCTGATGCGGGACGCCGGGGCCCGGCTCGTCCCGGTGGCGCTGGCCGAGCGGCTCGCCGGCTGGGACGTCCCGGCCTGGCGCCAGGTGATGCGGGACGCCGCGCCCCGTATGGCGTACGTCGTCGCCGACTTCCACAACCCCACCGGCTCGCTCGCCACGGAGGAGCAGCGGCGCGGACTGGTCGCCGCGGCGCGCTCGGCCGGCACGGTCCTGGTCGTCGACGAGACCATGACCGAGCTGTGTCTCGACCCCGGTGTCGAAGTGCCGCCCGCCGTCTGCTCGTTCGACCCGTCCGGCAGCTCGGTGATCACCGTGGGCTCGGCGAGCAAGGCGTTCTGGGCCGGCATGCGCATCGGCTGGGTGCGTGCGGCGCCCGACATCATCCGCAGCCTGGTCGCCGCCCGCGCCTACGCCGACCTCGGCTCCCCGGTCCTCGAACAGCTCGCGATCACCTCGCTGCTGGAGGGCGGCGGCTGGGAGGAGGCGGTCGAGATCCGGCGGGACCAGGCGCGCGAGAACCGGGACGCGATCGTCGACGCGGTCCGGCGCCACCTGCCCGACTGGGAGTTCAGCGTCCCCAGCGGCGGTCTCACCCTCTGGGCGCGTACGGGCGGCCTGTCCGGCTCGCGCATCGCGGAGGCGGGGGAGCGGCTGGGCGTACGCGTCCCGTCGGGCCCGCGCTTCGGTGTGGACGGCGCCTTCGAGGGCTTCGTGCGGCTCCCTTTCACGGTCAGCGGCGCGGTGGCCGACCAGGCCGCCTCCCGGCTGGCCGGCGCGGCGCACCTCGTGGCCACGGGGCAGTCCGTCGACTCGGACCCGGCGCACTCCTTCGTGGCCTGA
- a CDS encoding ATP-binding protein gives MPRRPLPSILSNRVPLARGRDFARTAADGASDVFHPLFVIGRGLRRLIGAGRKRWSATPRERRGPALCMTAMGLASLALVPYGPLLALISLMAAAAWAGRERTPADAGPTEAEAGRLRALYEALVPYLSFEGDPNPLYVHDGDWTAAFSEYEFDEDGRLSQLRLKYPVYFTDAEAPSRARIEQVLLAKSGRGREYHFAWDQEANQLLLTVLPALPTDIAAQRFVTTPGETVLGFTDVGAVQRTVPVAAADEEAEPRDVPPVVWRTGPRSTESHLLALGRPGSGTTTLLRSVALQAIDHGDVLVIDGSGAGEYAFLLGRPAVLGVECGLSGALATLEWAAHETERRLIAANRARQAGLPVPDDIRRPLWIILDRPAALTHLAAAEGREDPQRLLQVPLRHGRAANVTVAVADHFEGAELLSDPVRAHTRARVVLGPTSPEDVRAVLGAAPETTPADQVPPGRGYARLGSGPVLRLQVPATPDPSDDATSEYHRQAVLALLPERTTPLGSVPAAASPPAGTDFGYRAGTASEAV, from the coding sequence GTGCCCCGGCGTCCACTGCCCAGCATCCTGAGCAACCGCGTTCCCCTCGCCCGCGGCCGCGACTTCGCGCGCACCGCGGCCGACGGCGCCTCCGACGTGTTCCACCCGCTGTTCGTCATCGGCCGCGGCCTGCGCAGGCTGATCGGGGCCGGCCGGAAGCGGTGGTCGGCGACGCCGCGGGAACGCCGCGGCCCGGCGCTGTGCATGACCGCCATGGGCCTGGCATCGCTCGCCCTCGTGCCGTACGGGCCGCTGCTCGCCCTCATCTCGCTGATGGCGGCGGCGGCCTGGGCGGGCCGGGAGCGGACCCCGGCGGACGCCGGGCCGACCGAGGCCGAGGCCGGGCGGCTGCGCGCGCTGTACGAGGCACTGGTGCCGTACCTCAGCTTCGAGGGCGACCCGAACCCGCTGTACGTGCACGACGGCGACTGGACCGCCGCCTTCTCCGAGTACGAGTTCGACGAGGACGGGCGGCTCTCGCAGCTCCGCCTGAAGTACCCGGTGTACTTCACCGACGCGGAGGCCCCGTCCCGGGCCCGCATCGAGCAGGTGCTGCTCGCGAAGTCGGGCCGCGGCCGGGAGTACCACTTCGCGTGGGACCAGGAGGCCAACCAGCTCCTCCTGACCGTGCTGCCCGCGCTGCCGACCGACATCGCGGCCCAGCGCTTCGTGACCACGCCGGGCGAGACCGTGCTCGGCTTCACCGACGTGGGCGCCGTCCAGCGCACCGTGCCGGTGGCGGCGGCGGACGAGGAGGCCGAGCCCCGGGACGTCCCGCCGGTGGTCTGGCGGACCGGTCCGCGCTCCACCGAGTCCCATCTGCTGGCTCTGGGCCGCCCCGGCAGCGGCACCACGACCCTGCTGCGGTCCGTCGCGCTGCAGGCCATCGACCACGGTGACGTGCTGGTCATCGACGGCAGCGGAGCCGGCGAGTACGCGTTCCTGCTGGGCCGGCCCGCCGTGCTCGGCGTGGAGTGCGGGCTCAGCGGCGCGCTCGCCACGCTGGAGTGGGCGGCCCACGAGACGGAGCGGCGGCTGATCGCCGCGAACCGTGCGCGGCAGGCCGGGCTGCCGGTCCCCGACGACATCCGCCGGCCGCTGTGGATCATCCTCGACCGGCCGGCCGCGCTGACCCACCTCGCCGCCGCCGAGGGCCGCGAGGACCCGCAGCGCCTCCTCCAGGTCCCGCTGCGCCACGGGCGCGCGGCGAACGTCACGGTGGCCGTCGCCGACCACTTCGAGGGCGCGGAACTGCTGAGCGATCCGGTACGCGCCCACACCCGCGCGCGCGTCGTGCTCGGGCCCACCTCCCCCGAGGACGTACGCGCCGTGCTGGGCGCCGCCCCGGAGACCACGCCCGCCGACCAGGTACCGCCGGGGCGCGGCTACGCCCGGCTCGGTTCGGGGCCGGTCCTCCGCCTTCAAGTGCCCGCCACGCCCGACCCGTCCGACGACGCCACGAGCGAGTACCACCGGCAGGCCGTCCTGGCGCTGCTGCCGGAGCGTACGACGCCCCTCGGCTCCGTCCCGGCGGCCGCGTCCCCGCCCGCCGGGACGGACTTCGGCTACCGCGCCGGCACCGCCTCCGAGGCGGTGTAG